The nucleotide sequence TGCACCGCCTCCAGCCGCCACGCCAGGCGCGAGGCGGCCAGTGCAAAGGTAGAGGGCGCGGGGTGGGCCACCCATTCGCCGGGTTGTAAATGCGCCGCCAGGCTGCCACCGGCCCCAAACCAGAACGGATCGCCGGAGGCCAGCACCACGACCGGCTGGCCACGCAGGGCGAGCACAGGCGCTACGTCAAAAGGTACCGGCCATGCAATGCCCCGGCTGCCTACGTCCGCCAGCGCCAAGTGGCGCGGCCCGCCGAATACATGCTGCGCGTGGACCAGTGCCGAGCGGCTACCATCGCCCAGACCATGCAAACCATCTTCACCGATTCCAATGATTGACAACCACGGTTCAGACATGGCGCGCGGCTCCTTGCGGGTGTTGTTGCTGGGCGGCACCACCGAGGCCAGCCGCCTGGCACAGGCCTTGGCGCAGGCCGGGGTGGACGCGGTGTTTTCTTACGCAGGCCGTACCGATGCGCCCATCGCCCAGCCCTTGCCCACCCGCGTGGGTGGCTTTGGTGGGGTGGCGGGGCTGCAAGCCTTTTTGCAGGACCAGCGCATCACCCATGTGGTGGACGCCACCCACCCCTTTGCCGCGCAAATGAGCAGCAACGCGGTGCAGGCCTGTGCAGCCGCTAGCGTGCCCTTGCTGGCACTGGAGCGGCCCGCCTGGCAGGCGCAGGGTGGCGATATGTGGACGCATGTGGCGGACATGGCCGCCGCGGTGCAAGCCTTGCCCGACCAGCCCGCCCGCGTGTTTTTGGCCATCGGCAAGCAGAACCTTGCGCCGTTTTTGGCGTGTGCCCAGCACTGGTACCTGTTGCGCTTGGTGGACCCGGTGCTGGACTTGCCCGCCGCGCGCGGCCATGTGGTGCTGGACCGGGGGCCCTTCACCTTGCAGGGCGACCGCGCCTTGCTGCAGGCCCATGGCATCACGCATATTGTTTCTAAAAACTCGGGCGGTGCGGGGGCCGAGGCCAAGCTCATTGCGGCCCGCGAGTTGGGGCTTCCCGTCATCCTGATAGACCGGCCTTACATTCCCGCTCGCACCGTGTTGCACAGCGTAAATGAGGTTTTGCGCCGTCTTTACTGCGCGGGTAGCTATTGAATTCATAGCGCCGAGCGCGGGGTGTAGACAAAGCGGCCCACGTGGCGGGTGGCGCTGTTGCCCACGATGACCACGGTGCGCATGTCCGCCATCTCGGGGGTGGCCTCACCCAGGCGCACGGTGAGTAGCGTTTCTTCGGGGGTGCTCACGGCGCGGGCAAAGGTGATCAGGCGGTTCGGGCCGCAGGCTTCCAGCAGCACTTGCAGCACGCGGCCAAAGGTGTGTGGGCGGCTGGCGGAGCGGGGGTTGTAAAACGCCATCGCAAAGTCGGCCCCGGCGGCGGCGCGCACCCGGGCCTCGATCAGCTCGGCGGGTTTGAGGTTGTCGCTGAGGTTGATAGCGCAAAAGTCGTGGCCCAGGGGCGCACCCGCTTTGGCTGCCGCAGCCAGCATGGCGGTGATGCCGGGCAGCACGCGAATATCGAGCGCCTGCCAGTCGGGCCGGCCTTCCAGCGCTTCAAACACCGCCGCCGCCATGGCAAACACTCCGGGGTCGCCAGACGACACGATCACCACCTGCTTGCCCTCGGCGGCCATGTGCAGGGCGGCGCGGGCGCGGTCCATCTCGACCCGGTTGTCGGATGCGTGCAGCGTCAGGCCGGGGCGCGGCGCAATGCGCGCCACGTAGGGGATGTAGCCCACGATGTCGGTGGCGGCCTCGATGGCGGCGGTTACTTCGGGCGTGACCAGTTGCGCGTCGCCCGGCCCCAGGCCGGCGATGCACAGCGTGCCGGTCGCCAGCGGTGTGGTCATTCCTGCACCTCGGGGCGGCGGCCGCTGCCGTGCACCAGCACGATGGCGAAGTAGGGGCAGTCGGTGCCGTCTACGTCCGCCAGCTTCATGACGCGCTCTCCGGGCATGGTGCCGCGCTCTACCAGCCAGGCCTGCTCTAAGCGGCCGGCTTTTGCCAGCGCGCTGCGCACGCGGGGCAGGTTGCGGCCGGTTTTCATGACGACCAGTGCGTCGGCGGTTTGCATGTGGCGCACCAGCTCGTCCTCAGGCAGGGTGCCCATGAGCACGGTCATCACATCGTCGCCCCAGGTGATGGGCACGCCGGTGGCCGACCAGCAGCCCACCATGCCGGGGATGCCGGGAATCACCTCCACCGTGGTGCGGCCTTGCAGCCGGGTGTAGAGGTGCATGAAGGAGCCGTAGAAAAACGGGTCACCTTCGCAGAGCACCAGCACGTCTTCCGTTTGGGCAAGTGTGGCCAAGCGGTCCGCCCAGTCGTCGTAAAACGTGGCCAGGCAGTGGATGTACTCGGGGCTGTCAAACGGCAACTCAGTGGTCACCGGGTATTCCATCGGGTACTCGATGGCGCCGGGCAGCAACATGCCTTCGACAATGCGGCGCGCCTGGCCGGGGCGGCCTTTTTTTCGGAAATAGGCGACGTGGGTGGCCGCGCGGATGGCGCGGTCGGAGCGCACGCTCATCAAATCCGGGTCACCGGGCCCCAGGCCCGCGCAGAGGATGCGTCCCATCAGATTTCCCTCCGGCTGGCGAGTGCGTTCACTGCCGCCACGGTGATGGCACTGCCGCCCAGGCGGCCGTGCACCACCATGCTGGGGGCGGGCAGGTCGGCCATGAGCGCGACCTTGGATTCGGCTGCACCCACAAAACCCACCGGGCAGCCGATGATGGCCGCAGGGCGCGGGCAGTCGGGGTCTTGCAACATATTGAGCAAATGAAAAAGGGCGGTCGGCGCATTGCCAATAGCCACCACGGCCCCGGCCAAGTGCGGGCGCCACAGCTCCAGCGCCGCAGCACTGCGGGTGGTGCCCATGGACTTGGCGAGCTCGCGCACCGACGGGTCTTGCAAGGTGGAGATCACTGGGTTGTCGGCCGGCAGGCGGGTGCGGGTAATGCCTTCGCTCACCATGCGCACGTCGCACAAAATGGGGGCACCGGCTTCCAGCGCCGTGCGGGCGGCCTCGGCCATGCCCTCGGAAAAACGCACATGGGCTTCCAGGCCGACCATGCCGCAGGCGTGGATCATGCGGACCACGGCCAGCTCTTCGATTGCGTTGAAGCGGGCCAGGCCCGCCTCCGCGCGGATGATGGCAAAGGACTGTCGGTAGATGGCGTCGCCATCGGTTTCATACGTATGGCGCATGCAATCGTTGTTGTTCTAGGTAGGCGGCAATGCCAGCTGCGTCGAGGCCGGTGGCGTCGGGCGTGCTTTGGGCAGTGCCGTGGTCAATCAGGTGGTAGCCCGCCTCGCTCGCCACCAGCGTGAGGGTGGCGCCGTGGTGGGCGCAGCCCTTGGTGCAGCCCGACACATGGGCTGTGCGGCCGGCGGGCAACAAGGGGGCAAGAAAACGGGCCAGCGCGCGGGTGGGACCCAGCGCCTGGGTGCAACCGGGCGCGCCGGTGCAAGCCGCCACGCGCAAGCGCGCATCGTCAGGCTGGGTGATCAGCTCCGGCAGGGCAGGCGCGGTGTGCAGGCCTTCGAGTACCAAACCGCGCCAGGGCGTGATGCGCAACGGGGCCAGGGCTGCGAGCTGGTGCAGGGTTTCGGCGGGCAACTGGCCGAATTCCAAGCCGACCACCATGCCGGTGGCGGAGGGGCCCACGGTGGAGGTGTGTGCAGGGGCCTCGGGTATGCGCGAGGTGGTGAACGGTGCTGGCAAGGCCTGGCGCTGGAGTAGGCTGGCCATGCGGCCACGGCCGTTGACCACGCCGCCGGAAGCCACAAACCAGCGGGCCAACTCCATGGCGCTGTGCGCCGCTTGCGCCAAAGGCACGCAGGCACCGGTGGTAGCGCCATCGGCATAGACCAGCACCTGGTCGCCCAAGCACTCCAGCCGGATGTCGGCAG is from Rhodoferax aquaticus and encodes:
- the cobG gene encoding precorrin-3B synthase; its protein translation is MRQAINAPVIQGWCPGALRPMPSGDGLVVRVRPTLGRLTPLQAQGLAGLAQQYASPVLELTSRANLQLRGVCPDSYPALINGLRSLGLLDERADVEARRNLLLSPFWIDADGTPAICEALNLALAAPDAPTLPSKFGFAIDLGAQPVLRDASADIRLECLGDQVLVYADGATTGACVPLAQAAHSAMELARWFVASGGVVNGRGRMASLLQRQALPAPFTTSRIPEAPAHTSTVGPSATGMVVGLEFGQLPAETLHQLAALAPLRITPWRGLVLEGLHTAPALPELITQPDDARLRVAACTGAPGCTQALGPTRALARFLAPLLPAGRTAHVSGCTKGCAHHGATLTLVASEAGYHLIDHGTAQSTPDATGLDAAGIAAYLEQQRLHAPYV
- a CDS encoding cobalt-precorrin-6A reductase produces the protein MIDNHGSDMARGSLRVLLLGGTTEASRLAQALAQAGVDAVFSYAGRTDAPIAQPLPTRVGGFGGVAGLQAFLQDQRITHVVDATHPFAAQMSSNAVQACAAASVPLLALERPAWQAQGGDMWTHVADMAAAVQALPDQPARVFLAIGKQNLAPFLACAQHWYLLRLVDPVLDLPAARGHVVLDRGPFTLQGDRALLQAHGITHIVSKNSGGAGAEAKLIAARELGLPVILIDRPYIPARTVLHSVNEVLRRLYCAGSY
- a CDS encoding precorrin-2 C(20)-methyltransferase, whose amino-acid sequence is MGRILCAGLGPGDPDLMSVRSDRAIRAATHVAYFRKKGRPGQARRIVEGMLLPGAIEYPMEYPVTTELPFDSPEYIHCLATFYDDWADRLATLAQTEDVLVLCEGDPFFYGSFMHLYTRLQGRTTVEVIPGIPGMVGCWSATGVPITWGDDVMTVLMGTLPEDELVRHMQTADALVVMKTGRNLPRVRSALAKAGRLEQAWLVERGTMPGERVMKLADVDGTDCPYFAIVLVHGSGRRPEVQE
- a CDS encoding precorrin-8X methylmutase; protein product: MRHTYETDGDAIYRQSFAIIRAEAGLARFNAIEELAVVRMIHACGMVGLEAHVRFSEGMAEAARTALEAGAPILCDVRMVSEGITRTRLPADNPVISTLQDPSVRELAKSMGTTRSAAALELWRPHLAGAVVAIGNAPTALFHLLNMLQDPDCPRPAAIIGCPVGFVGAAESKVALMADLPAPSMVVHGRLGGSAITVAAVNALASRREI
- the cobJ gene encoding precorrin-3B C(17)-methyltransferase, giving the protein MTTPLATGTLCIAGLGPGDAQLVTPEVTAAIEAATDIVGYIPYVARIAPRPGLTLHASDNRVEMDRARAALHMAAEGKQVVIVSSGDPGVFAMAAAVFEALEGRPDWQALDIRVLPGITAMLAAAAKAGAPLGHDFCAINLSDNLKPAELIEARVRAAAGADFAMAFYNPRSASRPHTFGRVLQVLLEACGPNRLITFARAVSTPEETLLTVRLGEATPEMADMRTVVIVGNSATRHVGRFVYTPRSAL